Proteins encoded within one genomic window of Bacteroidota bacterium:
- a CDS encoding tetratricopeptide repeat protein → MKNIFTIIAILFCISVDAQKDTTHYKDPYKNTRAGNADYNKKDYKSAQQHYAEAVKKDSLKNVASYNLGNAYYQQKKYDAASQAYANAITGNNADTNARAWHNLGNSMLEQKKYEESINAYKQALKIHPDDDQTRYNLAYAQSMLKKQQQQQQQQQQNNNGNSQDKNNKKNQNNSNNSNNKNQKNNQNQQQNQQQSQQQNQNKNNQSPQQPNKSQDQQQNQDNSKLSDDQAQRMLDAMKDEERKTRNNMNNKMRARNSKHRSLDKDW, encoded by the coding sequence ATGAAAAATATTTTCACCATCATCGCGATCCTTTTCTGCATTTCAGTTGATGCACAGAAGGACACCACGCATTACAAAGATCCGTACAAGAATACGCGAGCCGGAAATGCCGATTATAATAAGAAAGATTACAAAAGTGCCCAACAGCATTATGCAGAAGCCGTGAAGAAAGACAGTTTAAAAAATGTTGCGAGTTATAACCTGGGCAATGCGTATTACCAGCAGAAAAAATATGATGCGGCATCGCAGGCGTACGCGAATGCGATCACGGGCAACAACGCAGACACGAATGCGCGTGCGTGGCACAATCTTGGAAATTCAATGCTCGAACAGAAAAAATATGAAGAGAGCATCAACGCTTACAAACAGGCGCTGAAAATTCATCCGGATGATGATCAGACGAGATACAATCTTGCTTATGCTCAATCGATGCTGAAAAAACAGCAGCAGCAGCAACAACAACAACAACAGAACAACAATGGAAATTCGCAGGACAAGAACAATAAGAAGAACCAGAACAATTCCAATAATTCAAACAATAAGAATCAGAAAAATAATCAGAATCAGCAACAGAATCAGCAACAGAGTCAGCAACAGAATCAGAATAAAAATAATCAGAGTCCTCAGCAGCCGAATAAAAGCCAGGATCAGCAGCAGAACCAGGATAATTCAAAACTCAGTGATGACCAGGCCCAGCGCATGCTCGACGCAATGAAAGATGAAGAGCGAAAGACGCGGAATAATATGAATAATAAAATGCGGGCGCGGAATTCGAAACACCGTTCGCTTGATAAAGACTGGTGA
- a CDS encoding VWA domain-containing protein, giving the protein MTLDSPWFLLLLLLAVPCWLLWKRSVSLRKERLQKYAESAFTGKLLLGENLVLRLWHFILLFASVIFLVAAVAGPQLAGGKQKVKNTGIDIVLVVDISNSMLARDLQPSRLERAKLGLLQFIPKTGEDRLGIVVFAGQAYSQLPLTSDHSAAEMVVNSLSPDIISMQGTSIGAAIDRATSSFIKDDSKRGKAIILISDGENHEDDAVEESKRAAEQGIIVNCIGIGSTTGAKIPLYDDQGNFTGNKLDENGNEVTTRMDESLLQDVASSGKGIYLRATSADIGFQTIYNKLQGLNKTTKETWRYSVFTPLFQIFLILAIISLIAETFLPEGQRN; this is encoded by the coding sequence ATGACACTCGACAGTCCATGGTTTCTTTTATTGCTGTTGCTGGCTGTTCCCTGTTGGTTACTGTGGAAGCGATCTGTTTCGCTCAGGAAAGAACGTTTGCAGAAATATGCAGAGAGTGCTTTCACCGGAAAATTATTACTCGGTGAAAATCTGGTGTTGCGCCTCTGGCATTTCATTCTTCTTTTCGCCTCGGTTATTTTTCTTGTTGCCGCAGTTGCCGGGCCCCAGCTTGCAGGCGGAAAACAAAAAGTAAAAAACACCGGCATCGATATTGTTCTCGTTGTTGATATTTCGAACAGCATGCTTGCACGCGATCTTCAGCCGAGCCGGCTTGAGCGTGCGAAACTCGGTTTACTGCAATTCATTCCAAAAACAGGAGAAGACCGTTTAGGTATAGTTGTTTTTGCAGGACAGGCGTATTCACAACTTCCGCTCACCTCCGATCATTCCGCTGCAGAAATGGTAGTGAATTCACTTTCGCCGGATATTATTTCCATGCAGGGAACTTCCATTGGCGCGGCCATTGACCGTGCAACAAGTTCATTTATCAAAGATGATTCAAAAAGAGGAAAGGCGATCATTCTTATTTCTGACGGAGAAAACCATGAAGATGATGCGGTGGAAGAATCGAAGCGCGCTGCTGAACAGGGGATCATTGTGAATTGTATCGGTATCGGATCTACAACCGGTGCGAAGATCCCGTTGTATGATGACCAGGGAAATTTTACAGGAAATAAACTCGATGAGAATGGCAATGAGGTGACCACGCGAATGGACGAATCACTTTTACAGGATGTGGCTTCTTCGGGAAAAGGGATTTATTTGCGCGCAACATCGGCCGACATTGGTTTTCAAACTATTTACAATAAACTCCAGGGATTGAATAAAACAACAAAGGAAACGTGGCGTTATTCTGTATTCACGCCGCTCTTCCAGATCTTTCTCATTCTTGCGATCATTTCACTCATCGCGGAAACTTTTCTTCCCGAAGGACAACGAAACTGA
- a CDS encoding gliding motility-associated C-terminal domain-containing protein, giving the protein MKKLLLIPVSVVTVALSLSAQSGSTPQNGHNPAVTNSVNTLSVGNPNSPQNGNATLGPTFSMSACGLNYTKATVKIGQRFSPPGVIQPATFTIAGIPATANIQKAFIWCDASGNGIAITINVTNPSASSAAFPMTMIGQDQDKCWGYVGTFSYRADITSITNGNGNYTISGFPTGNPNDVDGATMVVIWSDPTATFQGDINIWDGAVVINGGTTTQTMTGFTACTGTVSNARAFMFVGDLQGLGSQLTLNGVFPITTVEDWWNDIDVATTVTPGQSSAVFGNNSSGDCYNFCVMGLYFQSNCQTCCANPFTLTMAQTPSSCSASNGTASATPVGGSGTFTYSWNTTPVQTTQTATALPPGQYICTATDSLGCTTVDTVVVLGTGSLPMNTTSVNVICNGGNNGSASVTPTGGTAPFTYTWTPNVSITGTASNLTAGIYVVDVTDNFGCQNSFTFNITEPALVPITATIAGTSPICIGQSTTLSVSAVGGAPPYSWLWLNNNSNNVSITVSPTVTTTYTVVATDVCNTPADTTTFTVTVNPLPVITFSGDVLSGCAPHCVNFTGSSNPSSANCIWNFGDNTSASGCNTSHCYIIPGTYPVTLHVDDVNGCTDSLTINNYITADPTPVAGVNILSSQPATIDEATISFEDLEIGGDTCYWDFGDGNTVTSIGCSDVAHTYPDTGIYQVTEIVVNQFGCADTITMDVVIVPYTTIYVPNSFTPNGDGKNDEFKSYGEYVDDFHMMIFDRWGNLLFETYDQNKGWNGHVKDGPTLCQIDTYVWVITYSDAYLGFKHKLIGHVNLIH; this is encoded by the coding sequence ATGAAAAAACTACTCCTGATCCCGGTTTCGGTTGTTACTGTTGCGCTTTCCCTTAGTGCACAGAGCGGATCAACTCCCCAAAATGGACATAATCCAGCGGTAACAAATTCAGTGAATACATTGAGTGTGGGCAATCCGAATTCGCCACAGAACGGAAACGCAACACTCGGCCCCACTTTTTCAATGTCGGCGTGTGGTTTGAATTATACTAAAGCCACGGTCAAGATCGGTCAGCGATTTTCTCCACCGGGTGTTATTCAACCTGCAACTTTTACTATTGCCGGAATTCCAGCGACAGCAAATATTCAGAAAGCATTTATCTGGTGCGACGCTTCAGGCAATGGAATTGCGATCACGATCAACGTTACAAATCCGTCGGCATCATCTGCTGCTTTTCCAATGACGATGATTGGGCAGGATCAGGATAAATGCTGGGGATATGTAGGAACTTTTTCTTATCGCGCCGACATTACTTCCATTACAAATGGAAATGGAAATTATACGATCAGTGGTTTTCCTACCGGAAATCCGAATGATGTTGATGGTGCAACAATGGTTGTGATCTGGAGTGATCCGACTGCAACGTTCCAGGGTGATATTAATATATGGGATGGAGCTGTTGTGATCAATGGTGGAACCACCACACAAACTATGACAGGATTTACTGCATGTACAGGAACAGTGAGTAATGCGCGCGCATTCATGTTCGTTGGTGATCTGCAGGGCCTCGGTTCTCAGCTTACTTTAAATGGAGTTTTCCCGATCACAACTGTTGAAGATTGGTGGAATGATATTGATGTTGCAACTACAGTTACTCCCGGGCAGTCGTCTGCGGTTTTCGGAAATAATTCTTCCGGCGATTGTTATAATTTTTGTGTGATGGGATTGTATTTTCAATCAAATTGTCAAACGTGTTGCGCCAATCCTTTTACTCTTACAATGGCACAAACACCAAGCAGTTGTTCTGCAAGTAACGGAACCGCAAGTGCAACACCGGTTGGAGGATCAGGAACTTTTACTTATTCGTGGAATACCACACCGGTTCAAACCACGCAAACTGCAACAGCGTTGCCGCCCGGACAATACATTTGCACAGCAACGGATAGTCTTGGCTGCACAACAGTTGATACGGTTGTAGTATTGGGCACTGGATCTTTGCCAATGAATACTACTTCGGTCAATGTTATTTGTAATGGAGGGAATAATGGTTCTGCTTCGGTAACTCCAACAGGGGGAACCGCGCCATTCACTTACACTTGGACACCTAACGTGAGCATCACCGGCACTGCGTCAAATCTTACTGCGGGAATTTATGTTGTGGATGTCACTGATAATTTCGGTTGTCAGAATTCATTCACATTCAATATTACAGAGCCCGCACTTGTGCCTATCACTGCGACTATCGCCGGAACTTCCCCGATCTGTATTGGACAATCAACTACTTTATCGGTAAGTGCAGTGGGTGGTGCGCCACCTTATTCCTGGCTGTGGTTGAATAATAATTCAAACAACGTATCCATTACTGTTTCTCCAACGGTAACTACAACCTATACTGTAGTCGCAACGGATGTCTGCAATACACCTGCTGATACAACAACATTTACAGTGACCGTCAATCCACTTCCTGTAATCACTTTCAGTGGCGATGTATTGAGCGGATGCGCTCCGCATTGTGTGAACTTCACGGGTTCATCAAATCCTTCAAGCGCAAATTGCATCTGGAATTTCGGAGATAACACTTCTGCTTCAGGATGCAATACTTCACATTGTTATATAATTCCAGGTACATATCCGGTGACGCTTCATGTTGATGATGTGAACGGATGTACAGATTCTCTTACGATCAACAATTATATCACGGCAGATCCGACACCGGTTGCCGGGGTCAATATCCTTTCTTCGCAACCTGCTACAATTGATGAAGCAACGATCTCCTTCGAGGATTTAGAAATTGGCGGTGATACATGCTATTGGGATTTTGGTGATGGGAACACCGTGACTTCAATTGGTTGTTCCGATGTTGCGCATACTTATCCCGATACAGGAATTTATCAGGTCACTGAAATTGTGGTCAACCAATTCGGTTGTGCAGATACAATTACAATGGATGTTGTCATTGTTCCGTATACTACGATTTATGTTCCGAATTCTTTTACACCGAATGGAGATGGAAAGAATGATGAGTTTAAATCTTATGGTGAATATGTGGATGATTTTCACATGATGATATTTGATCGCTGGGGAAATTTACTTTTCGAAACATATGATCAGAATAAAGGATGGAATGGTCACGTAAAAGATGGCCCCACACTTTGCCAGATCGATACCTATGTTTGGGTGATCACTTATTCGGATGCGTATCTTGGATTCAAGCATAAATTGATTGGTCACGTGAATTTAATTCATTGA
- a CDS encoding protein BatD has product MSAQLQISCNKDTITLGENAVITLSGQVQDATDFATLPESDGFAIVSTSNNYSYAGGSGKVNLSQTFEIQPSRTGTFTIGPAYVQSGTQRIFSNSLTLTVSTTGTVKITRDTKVFLRCEPDKRTVKVGEQIGLTIRIYGIPGTTYYSSDRPIAQSFVGFYYNNAPYPIDFSYPDTTIIVNGVTYVGKVIYREFVFANSTGKIPLPIYTFPCTVKTVAFPTGDEIVDDLNSTETTVELQSQPVSVNSVKVPDEGKPAGFSGDVGEFTLKASLDKNTVKADEPVTLTVIVSGSGNVNLVQLPKLNCPSDFDVFPADAYDTLTTTSAGVSGFKKFTFNFIPHKAGDFHLEPVSFSYWDPADQKYHTVQSSSFDLHVDAAAQGNAALKSNLPDSFPGEHESTSYFETALWIIIPMVIVILTVLLIYLQKKKKQGELLRKEKIASGKSAEPPIPVYTGPLPVDHMQSADQYLSYGNPQRCIIELYEAVLLGVCLRCELQREESSPSNIRYRLGLKKFQPEMCERTIVLINDLSLKRYSRRLIPSAELRDIIMNCQKILLELGF; this is encoded by the coding sequence GTGTCTGCGCAATTGCAGATCAGTTGCAATAAGGATACCATCACACTCGGGGAAAACGCGGTCATCACCCTCTCTGGTCAGGTGCAGGATGCAACTGATTTTGCCACACTACCTGAATCGGATGGTTTTGCGATCGTCAGTACTTCCAATAATTATTCTTATGCCGGAGGAAGCGGCAAAGTAAATCTGAGCCAGACCTTCGAGATTCAGCCATCGCGCACAGGAACTTTCACCATCGGCCCGGCTTATGTTCAGTCAGGAACACAACGCATTTTTTCGAACTCACTTACGCTTACAGTTTCCACGACCGGCACGGTGAAGATCACGCGCGATACAAAAGTTTTTCTCCGTTGCGAACCAGATAAGAGAACCGTGAAGGTGGGAGAACAGATCGGACTCACGATCCGCATTTATGGAATACCGGGAACAACGTACTACAGTTCCGATCGGCCCATTGCACAATCCTTTGTTGGATTTTATTATAACAACGCTCCGTATCCCATCGATTTTTCTTATCCTGATACAACAATTATAGTTAACGGAGTGACTTACGTTGGAAAAGTGATCTATCGTGAATTTGTATTTGCCAACAGTACAGGAAAAATCCCACTTCCTATCTATACATTTCCGTGTACTGTAAAAACGGTTGCTTTCCCTACGGGAGATGAAATTGTGGATGATCTTAATTCAACAGAAACTACAGTTGAGCTTCAATCGCAACCTGTTTCAGTTAATTCAGTAAAAGTTCCTGATGAGGGAAAGCCAGCCGGTTTTTCCGGTGACGTCGGAGAATTCACGTTGAAGGCTTCATTGGATAAAAACACGGTGAAAGCGGATGAACCGGTAACACTCACCGTCATCGTAAGCGGAAGCGGGAACGTAAATCTTGTACAGCTTCCGAAACTGAATTGCCCTTCGGATTTCGACGTTTTTCCAGCGGATGCGTATGATACACTGACGACCACTTCTGCCGGAGTTTCCGGATTCAAAAAATTCACGTTCAATTTTATTCCGCATAAGGCAGGCGATTTTCACCTGGAACCGGTTTCATTTTCTTACTGGGATCCGGCCGATCAAAAGTACCACACTGTTCAATCTTCTTCTTTCGATCTTCACGTTGATGCGGCTGCTCAGGGCAATGCTGCTTTAAAAAGTAACCTGCCGGATTCCTTTCCCGGTGAACACGAGAGCACTTCTTATTTTGAAACTGCGCTCTGGATCATTATTCCCATGGTGATCGTTATTCTGACAGTGTTGCTCATTTATTTGCAGAAGAAAAAAAAACAGGGGGAACTTTTGAGAAAAGAAAAAATTGCAAGTGGGAAATCGGCAGAACCTCCGATTCCCGTTTATACCGGTCCATTACCTGTCGATCATATGCAAAGTGCAGATCAATATCTTTCATACGGAAATCCGCAGCGGTGTATCATCGAATTGTACGAAGCCGTTCTTCTGGGAGTTTGTCTGCGATGTGAATTGCAGAGGGAAGAATCTTCTCCTTCAAATATTCGTTATCGTCTCGGTTTGAAAAAATTCCAACCCGAAATGTGTGAGCGCACGATCGTCCTTATTAATGATCTTTCGCTTAAGCGTTACTCCCGGAGATTAATTCCTTCTGCCGAACTGCGTGACATTATTATGAACTGCCAGAAAATTCTTCTGGAATTGGGTTTTTAG
- a CDS encoding gliding motility-associated C-terminal domain-containing protein, translated as MIKHLRFLVTFAIVFFFSFAFAQTNISGSGCLGIPGACGYHSTNSSNVSRSGPNQTPQNGNGTLGNIYNNTACGLNYSSASQRLGKRFSPAGINQPAPFVISGIPSCAIILKAYLWAEGSGNGAAQTANINGPCGVAGYPMAVVGSGPDKCWGYSGSYTYRADVTPSVCGNGTYNISGILTNPPTPGNDMDGATLLVVWRDPTQLYSGTLIIDDGAIVINGGSTTYNMNYPAVCGATTNAVAFCGLGDIQMAVSSLDLNFTADPIVWNWWNFEQVNTTVAAGQTTSPFFISTPSDCYNLCIAGLYYRTTCTVCTPSSSITLTTSTTPASCSACNGSATVSVTPAGPYTYLWSPSGQTTSTATNLCAGTYTVTVTAACGTGTAVVTVPTSGGGITVTNTGQTNVSCNGQCNGSATVTPSGGTLPYTYAWMPSGGTNPTAPNLCAGNYTCTVTDAAGCTGTQSFAITQPPLLTATSSFVGATCGNSNGSATVTPAGGTPGYGYSWSPIAGSTPTLPNIPQGTYTCVITDALGCTTTVTVTVPNASGPAATLASFTNVSCFNACDGTANVTVAGGAPPITYNWLPSGGNSANATGLCPGTYTCTTTDANSCTSTATVTITQPTALAVTAAQANVTCFGACNGSATVTVTGGTAPYTYNWLPSGGTGPSAPALCAGTYTCTATDANGCVITQQVTITEPPILTLTSAGFNVSCFGVCDGQVVVIPAGGTSPYSFSWNTGCTAASCSNVCAGTYNVTVTDLNGCTATSTATVTEPPAIIITTSEIDAHCGQSDGSATATFSGGTGGLTPVWYNPQQATGSTYSNIPPGNYFVVVTDANGCDDTAQATVNNIPGVIASLGQVSNVSCFGGNNGSITVLDNGVNTPYSYSWSCSPSTTNTAPNLSAGNCTVTLTDATGCTSSVTATVTQPTQLTLTVTANPPSVCNGQPVSLSATAGGGTPGYQYVWMPGILPGQNQNIVPVATQTYSVYITDVNNCVDSANVLVTVNPIPVAGLSGDSLQGCVPLCVNFSDLSTLASGTINQWSWNFGDANTSTQQNPTHCYITAGVYTITLTVSSTSGCANTITMTNYVNVFTNPIADFSASPQPTTELDATIYFTDQSINATTWSWSFGDTTNASSLLQNPSYTYGGSGCYPVVLSVSTPNGCVDTTMHVVCIDPDVTIYVPNAFTPNADGINDIFFAQGIGLDPEKFQMWVFDRWGNLIFTSTDINKGWNGCVQGHSDICQEDVYVWKIKAVDVLGKKHSLIGHVSLIR; from the coding sequence ATGATCAAACATCTACGCTTTCTCGTAACGTTCGCGATTGTTTTCTTTTTCTCTTTTGCGTTCGCCCAAACTAATATTTCCGGTTCAGGATGTCTTGGAATTCCAGGTGCCTGCGGATATCATTCCACTAATTCTTCGAATGTATCGCGCTCGGGCCCGAATCAAACTCCCCAAAACGGTAACGGTACGCTCGGAAATATTTATAACAATACCGCATGTGGATTAAATTATTCATCCGCATCTCAAAGACTTGGAAAACGATTTTCTCCTGCGGGAATAAATCAGCCTGCGCCATTTGTTATCAGTGGAATTCCTTCCTGTGCAATTATTCTCAAAGCCTATTTGTGGGCGGAAGGATCAGGAAACGGCGCAGCACAAACTGCAAATATCAACGGCCCTTGTGGTGTGGCAGGTTATCCAATGGCAGTAGTAGGTTCTGGTCCCGATAAATGCTGGGGCTATAGCGGATCTTATACCTATCGCGCTGATGTAACTCCTTCCGTTTGTGGAAATGGAACATATAACATCAGTGGAATCCTCACAAACCCGCCAACTCCTGGAAATGATATGGACGGCGCAACACTGCTCGTTGTGTGGAGAGATCCAACGCAATTGTATTCCGGAACATTAATAATTGACGATGGAGCTATCGTCATCAATGGCGGAAGTACAACTTATAATATGAATTACCCTGCAGTCTGCGGCGCTACAACGAATGCGGTAGCCTTTTGCGGATTGGGTGATATTCAAATGGCGGTGTCTTCTCTTGATTTGAATTTCACAGCTGATCCTATCGTATGGAACTGGTGGAATTTTGAACAAGTGAATACAACAGTTGCTGCCGGGCAAACCACTTCTCCTTTCTTTATCAGTACACCTAGTGATTGTTATAATCTGTGCATTGCAGGGTTGTATTATCGCACAACCTGTACTGTTTGCACTCCAAGTTCTTCTATCACATTAACCACCTCTACAACTCCCGCTTCCTGTTCTGCATGCAATGGAAGTGCAACCGTAAGTGTTACTCCGGCCGGTCCATATACTTATTTATGGTCGCCATCGGGGCAAACAACTTCCACTGCTACTAATTTATGTGCCGGGACTTACACCGTTACTGTTACGGCCGCCTGCGGAACCGGCACCGCTGTTGTCACTGTTCCAACTTCAGGTGGTGGAATAACTGTGACCAATACCGGGCAGACTAATGTCTCGTGCAATGGACAATGTAATGGATCTGCAACGGTTACTCCGTCCGGAGGAACTCTTCCGTACACTTATGCATGGATGCCTTCAGGAGGAACTAATCCGACTGCTCCGAATTTATGTGCAGGAAATTATACTTGTACTGTTACGGATGCAGCGGGTTGTACTGGAACACAATCTTTCGCTATAACGCAACCTCCGCTTCTCACTGCAACAAGTTCATTTGTAGGTGCCACTTGTGGTAATTCGAATGGCAGTGCAACTGTTACTCCTGCTGGCGGAACTCCGGGTTATGGATATTCGTGGTCTCCGATCGCTGGATCGACTCCAACATTACCCAATATTCCTCAGGGCACTTACACCTGTGTGATCACGGATGCACTCGGATGTACTACAACTGTTACTGTTACTGTACCGAACGCCAGTGGACCTGCAGCAACTCTTGCTTCATTCACCAATGTGTCGTGTTTCAATGCCTGCGATGGAACAGCCAACGTAACTGTTGCTGGTGGAGCTCCGCCAATCACATATAACTGGTTGCCCTCAGGCGGAAATTCTGCGAATGCAACTGGATTATGTCCGGGTACTTATACCTGCACAACAACAGATGCCAACTCCTGCACTTCAACTGCAACAGTTACAATAACTCAACCAACAGCACTTGCTGTTACTGCAGCTCAGGCAAACGTCACTTGTTTTGGCGCTTGCAATGGATCCGCAACTGTAACTGTTACAGGTGGAACCGCACCCTACACATACAACTGGCTGCCATCGGGAGGAACGGGGCCGAGCGCACCTGCTTTGTGCGCAGGCACGTACACCTGTACCGCAACAGATGCCAATGGTTGTGTTATAACACAACAGGTAACTATTACCGAGCCACCCATACTTACTTTGACTTCTGCTGGCTTTAATGTTTCCTGCTTTGGAGTTTGTGACGGACAGGTTGTGGTGATCCCGGCCGGCGGAACTTCTCCTTATTCTTTCTCATGGAATACGGGATGTACTGCTGCAAGTTGTTCAAACGTTTGTGCCGGAACTTATAATGTAACTGTAACTGACCTCAATGGATGTACTGCTACTTCAACTGCAACAGTGACAGAACCCCCGGCAATCATTATCACCACATCGGAGATCGATGCACATTGCGGCCAATCTGACGGATCTGCAACAGCAACTTTCTCCGGTGGAACAGGAGGACTTACACCGGTTTGGTATAATCCACAGCAAGCTACGGGTTCTACTTATTCCAATATTCCTCCGGGCAATTATTTCGTTGTAGTTACTGATGCAAATGGTTGCGATGACACTGCTCAGGCAACTGTGAATAATATTCCGGGAGTGATTGCTTCACTTGGGCAGGTGAGTAATGTGTCTTGCTTTGGTGGCAATAATGGTTCCATTACTGTGCTGGATAACGGGGTAAATACCCCTTATAGTTATTCATGGAGTTGTTCGCCAAGTACAACAAATACTGCACCTAATTTGTCCGCCGGAAATTGTACTGTTACGCTAACTGATGCAACGGGATGTACTTCTTCCGTAACTGCAACTGTAACTCAGCCGACTCAATTAACATTAACAGTGACTGCGAATCCACCATCTGTTTGCAATGGTCAACCTGTTTCACTTTCTGCAACAGCCGGAGGTGGAACTCCGGGATATCAATATGTATGGATGCCAGGAATATTACCTGGACAGAATCAGAATATCGTTCCCGTTGCAACCCAAACTTACAGCGTTTACATTACGGATGTGAATAATTGTGTGGACAGCGCAAATGTTCTTGTAACGGTTAATCCGATTCCTGTCGCTGGACTCAGCGGTGATTCGCTACAGGGATGTGTTCCTCTTTGCGTGAATTTCTCAGACCTTTCAACACTTGCTAGCGGAACGATCAATCAATGGTCATGGAATTTCGGTGACGCCAATACTTCAACACAACAGAACCCAACTCATTGTTACATTACCGCCGGAGTTTATACAATTACGCTTACTGTTTCATCGACCAGCGGTTGTGCGAATACAATTACGATGACGAATTATGTAAATGTATTCACGAATCCAATTGCTGATTTCTCAGCAAGTCCACAACCAACGACGGAACTTGATGCTACAATTTATTTTACGGATCAATCAATAAATGCAACTACCTGGTCTTGGAGTTTCGGCGATACAACAAATGCAAGTTCGCTTTTGCAGAACCCTAGTTACACTTACGGAGGTTCTGGTTGTTATCCGGTTGTACTTTCTGTAAGTACACCCAACGGTTGCGTAGATACAACCATGCATGTCGTTTGTATAGATCCTGATGTAACAATCTATGTGCCGAATGCATTCACCCCGAATGCAGATGGAATAAATGATATTTTCTTTGCACAGGGAATCGGACTTGATCCGGAAAAATTCCAAATGTGGGTATTCGACCGTTGGGGAAATCTCATATTTACATCTACTGATATTAATAAAGGATGGAACGGATGTGTGCAAGGTCACTCGGATATTTGCCAGGAAGATGTGTATGTCTGGAAAATAAAAGCGGTGGATGTTCTCGGCAAAAAGCATAGCCTGATAGGGCACGTTTCCCTAATTCGATGA
- a CDS encoding VWA domain-containing protein, with protein sequence MIDWWDSLIFADKWALWFLLAVPVLAVAVFLLAGKGKPVLRLSSFRYLQGAPSPPIVKWRTLLYILRLGAIVLLIMAFARPQSKSEFKRSHGEGIDIMLAIDVSPSMNAIDISPTRMIAAKTQAERFIDARPDDRIGVVIFSAETFTLCPLTSDHEALKTMIETMDPATLEMGTAIGMGLAKCVERLKDSKAKSKVIILLTDGENNAGIIAPLDAGKLAKTYNIRVYTIGLGANSGKVLAPVTQNPDGTFVQQYQDVDIDEATLMNIAKNTGGKYFRAGDSGKLEEIYNEINRMEKSEFEKNDNEQRQEEFLPFVNIAILLLFVEFILRYTLFDSIT encoded by the coding sequence ATGATAGACTGGTGGGACTCCCTGATTTTTGCCGATAAATGGGCGCTGTGGTTTTTACTTGCAGTTCCCGTTCTTGCCGTAGCTGTTTTTTTATTGGCGGGAAAAGGAAAACCAGTTCTTCGTCTCTCTTCGTTCCGTTATCTGCAGGGCGCTCCCTCTCCACCGATCGTGAAATGGAGAACCTTACTTTATATTCTTCGTCTCGGCGCGATCGTTCTTCTGATCATGGCATTCGCAAGGCCGCAATCAAAATCAGAATTCAAACGTTCACACGGAGAAGGGATCGACATCATGCTCGCCATTGACGTTTCCCCGAGTATGAACGCGATCGATATTTCGCCAACGAGAATGATCGCTGCAAAAACGCAGGCCGAAAGATTCATTGATGCGCGTCCCGACGACAGGATCGGTGTGGTTATTTTCAGTGCAGAAACTTTTACACTCTGCCCGCTCACTTCCGATCATGAAGCGCTGAAGACGATGATCGAAACAATGGATCCGGCTACACTCGAAATGGGAACTGCTATAGGAATGGGACTTGCGAAATGTGTGGAGCGGCTGAAAGATTCGAAAGCAAAAAGCAAAGTGATCATTTTACTTACCGATGGAGAAAACAATGCAGGCATTATTGCGCCGCTCGATGCAGGAAAACTTGCGAAGACTTATAACATTCGTGTTTACACGATCGGCCTTGGCGCCAACAGCGGAAAAGTTCTTGCACCGGTTACGCAAAATCCCGACGGAACATTTGTTCAGCAATACCAGGATGTGGACATTGATGAAGCAACGCTGATGAACATTGCGAAGAATACCGGTGGAAAATATTTCCGCGCCGGCGATTCCGGTAAACTGGAAGAGATCTACAATGAGATTAACCGGATGGAAAAAAGTGAATTTGAAAAGAATGACAATGAGCAGCGGCAGGAAGAATTTCTTCCGTTCGTGAATATTGCAATTCTTCTTCTCTTCGTGGAATTTATTTTACGTTACACTTTATTCGACAGCATCACATGA